The Candidatus Lernaella stagnicola genomic interval CGGTAACGTCGACCGTAGTACCGGCCGCGATGTTTATGCCGATCCAGTATCCGTTCTGCGGATTAACACCTGTGCTGTTGGCCGCATTTTCCGGGACGTTCGGGTCGACGTTGCGGGCCGGATTCGGCAGATTGTCCGGCCCGAAATAATAAATGCCGTCAATCGGATCCGGATCGGTCTGCACTACCGCGCAGCCTACCGGGTTCTCGTCGCTCGGGTCGCCCCAATAGATGGCGCCGGCCGCAAAGCCCGCTTCGGGATCAAGCGCGAGGCCCAAAAGGCCGGCCACGAGCGAAGAGGTCGAACGAGACACGAGCAGGAATTCTTCGTCTACCGAACCTACGTCGAAGTAGTACTGATAGGTCGGATGGTTGCCTTCCTTCGTGACGCGAACGCCCACCTGGTCCAGTTCGTCGGGCACGTTTGTGAACTCGACGTAACCCTGGCCCTCACCACTGGCCGACTCGGTCTTCCAAGCCGAACCCAAAGCGATGCCCGTGGCGTTGTCGACCAACTCGACGATTGCGCCCTGAACCTCAGCCTTGGTTTGGAAGTCGCGTACGTACGCGGAGAGGTAACCCGAACCCGGTTCGTAATCACCACCGCCGTCGTCGTCGTCGCCGGTAGCATCGTCGTCGCTGCCACTATCGTCATCATCGTCGTCGCCGCCGCAGCCGATGGCAATTATCAGCCCCAGAGACAGGACGGCCACCAGCAAGACGGTTATCAAACCATAGAGTCGCATGCTTTCCTCCTGCTATCGAAATGTCAGTAAAAGATTGTTTTCGCCAAAAGGTCCCAACTCAGCGCATTAACCCTAGAATTCCCGTTTTTGATTGTCAAACGAAAAAAGCTATTGATTTCAAAAAACTACGTAAATAATCTTCCAGTATTACATTATCTAATTTGGGATAATTCAGCATGGGATAATAAAGGCCGGGCATCCGAATGGCGCGCAGTCACCGAAAAAGTCGTTGGCAAAATAACTTCAACCGATTTGTGCCGCGATGCGGCAATTGCTCAATGTTCGAATATCTCAGACTTTTTAAATGACAAAGCGACCCCAGATGGGATCGCTTTGTTGATTCTAGATCGCCGCTAATCAGTCCGGCGAGTGGTCGCCGCCCTTGACCGGATTCTTGTCCCCGTCTTGGCTGCTGGCCATCTTTTTCGCCTTATCCTTGCTCTTTTTAGCGCTGTCGATGATGATCTTGCACTGTTGATCCATCATTTTCGCCTGATGAAGCATGAGTTTGCCCTGCGCCACCAGCGAGTTGCCCTCGGTCTCCATCTCCTTGTCGGTCCACATCTGACCGCGCGTCATGATGCGGGCACCCTTGTCGATCATCTTCTCGGCCGCCTTCATCATCTCCTGACACTGCGCACGCATTTTTTGCGCGGTGGCAACCGCGTCGTCGGCGCAGTTACCGAGGATTTTACACGCTTCGTCTTTGGTCATCCCATCTTCCGCGTTAGCCAACACCGGCAGCAGCAAAGCCGCAACCAACGCGATCGCCAATACCAATCTAACGTTGCTCATGTAGGTCTCCTTTTCGCACCGCGCCATCGCGGTTTATTGCTCCAGTTTTCTCAGTTCTTCCAGCGTACGTTTTATACTGGGCCGCCCATTGATGTCGTGGACATCGATGAATCGGATTATACCTTTGGTGTCAATGACAAATACCGCCCTCTCGGTGACGCCGTTGGGACGAAAAACTCCGTAGGAATCCGCAACCTTCCCGTGCGGCCAGAAATCCGAGGCCACGACAAACCACGGCCGCCCCATTGAAGTCACCCATGAGTAGAGCGACGGCACGTTGTCGGCGCTGATGCCGATCACCATGGTGTTAAGCTCTTCGAATTCCTCCTCGTATTCGTTGTATTCCGGCCATTGCGCGCTGCACTGTGGCGTCCAGGCGGCCGGTACAAAGGAAAGGACGACGTTTTTGTCACCCCGGAATTGCGAGAGCTTCACATTGACGCCCATTCGCGTGGTCGGCAATTCGAAATCGGGAGCCCGGCCACCCACCTTCACCTTGAGTTGCGAGTCCACGGGTTTCATCCGTTCCACCGGGAAAATCAATTCGAGCGGCACGCGGCCAACCTGCGCCGAGGCTTTGTCCGCCGGCTCGGGCACGTCACCGACCGGACTGGCGATGTTCTTCTTCTTGAGTTCTTGATTGATGTAGTACCGGTAGAAGTCCGGCGATTTGTTGCCTTCGAAGCGTGTCCCGTTGAGGAACACCGTCGGCGTGACCTCCAACTCGAGGTCATCGACGGCCAACATGAAGTTCGCGCGCAGAATGCTCCGGTGCTTGTGCGATTCCTGGTTGGCCGCGTACTCAGCTTTGTCGATGCCCAGTTTTTCCGCCAACATGGCCAAGTATTCGTCGTCCAGTTCGGACTGGTTGGCGAAAATCTCTTTGTACGCTTCCCAGAACTTACCCTGGTCGGCGGCAGTGAGCGCCAGTTCCGCGGCGGGTTCACTGTAAGCATGACCCGGCGTGTTGATCGGCATGGCCACGATGCGGATCAGGTCGCCGTAATCCTTCACGAGAACATCGAGCACCGGCGAAAGCTTGGCGCAGTGGGCACACTGAAAATCGAAAAACTCCACAAGTTGCACGGGCGCTTCGGCGGGACCGCGGCTGGGCCCTTTGGCTTCAAAGTCCACCGCGCCGGCCGGCCATGCACCAACGGCAAAAAGGACAACTGCAATCAATGTTGGAAAGACAAAGTGTTTTTTTCTCATTGTTGCTATTCCTTGGGTAATACCCTCTTATTTTTCCAGCAGTATTTGCGAAGCTCCGATCCAAGTAAAGATAACGACCCGGCGCCGTGCGTCAACGCGCGCGGCGATCCTTTTGATAGAAATAGGGGTGAGCCTTCTTTCCCGCCAAAGCTTCCACAATGATTCGCACGTTTTGTTTGAAAGCGCCCAGATAACTGCCTGCCGGCGTTCCCGGTTCGCCGAGGCTGCCCGAACTCAACGTCCCCGCCACAACGATCGGGAAGTTCTTCTTCTTTTTAGCCAGACGAAGCACGGCATCGATCAACTCGTTCTGCGCCGGGGAAACCGAGTTCTCATGAAACATCGCCGGTACGCCTCGTTTGGCGCACAGCGCCGCCAGTCGGGCTGACTCTCCGGTATTCGGCGGCGTGTCCGGGTCCGTTCCCAATACGGGGGCGACTTCGATGTTGTACGCTTCGCCGAAGTAGTTGAAGGCGGCGTGGCTGGTCACCAGAAGCCGCTTCTTCTCCGGAATTTGGGCGATGGCGATCGCCGTATATTGGTGCAGTTCGCTCAACTCGGTCAGGAGCCACGCCGCTCTTCCGCGAATGTCGTTCGCCTTGTCCGGACGTAGTTTGAGCAGCCGGGCTGTCGTTTCCGTGGCGCATGTCCGGAAGAACATGGCGTTCCACCAGATGTGCGGATCCGGCGCGCCCCCCTGCCCCTCGCGGGTGATGATGACTGGATGCCCGCCCAACTCCACGGCCTTGTTTCCGGCCGCCGCAATCAGGTCGTCCAATCCGCGTTCCAACCGTAAGCCGTTAGCCAAAACCAAATCGGCATTACGAATAGCAACCGCGTCCTCCGGCGTGGGCTGGTAGGCGTGCGGGTCCTGCCCGAGCTTCATCAGACCCACCACCTCGATGTCGGGGCCACCGATCTTCCGCGCCATGTCGGCGATCATCGTCGTCGTGGCTACAACCAACGGGCGTCGCACTTCGGCCGGTTCAACGGGCGCGGGCGTTCGCTCGCTCTTTTGGCAACCAACGACGGAAAGCGCCAAGGCAATCAAACCGAGCAGAACCAAGACCTTGTTTCTCACCAACACCCTCCGATTTCTACGGGGCAGGATTTGCGATCCTCACGCACCGCAGCGCGGTTTCTCAGCCCCGTATCCTCGTTATATGATTAGCGTACCGAGTTCCACACAGGACAACAAGGATGAGTCAATGACCCTTACGCCCGCCACCATGCCCTCTGCGTACGAAATCGACGCGTGGCGACGTATCCGAGAATGGAAAGACGAACCGCCAAGCCGGCCTTCGGGATTCTCCCGGCTCGTGCAGCGACCTTTCCACCGCGCCGGCGACGCCGTGCTCAACCTGCCCTGGGTCGGCGGTCTTGTGGAACGAACATTCGAAGGCCTCGTCGGCGTTCTTTCCGATGCCGCGCGCTACACCGTTCGCCCCGCCGCCGTGTGGCAACGCGCCGGTCGGAAAACAGGCCGTGAGGTCACCGCCGCCGAACACCTGCGCGCGTTGCCCTTGGAAACGATCGATGCGTTGCTACGGCCGCTGCCCCGCAAATACTTCAGCCTCGCCGCTGTCGAGGGTGCGGGAACCGGTTTCTTGGGCGTGTGGGGCATCCCCGCCGACATCATGGCGGTGGTCGGGCTGAACCTGCGGGCGGTCGGCGAGTACGCGACGACTTGCGGCTTCGACATCGAGCGTGAACCCGAACGCCTATTCGCCATGCATCTACTCACGCTGGCCGGTTCGGTCGATCCGGGGGACCGCGCCGCCGAGTTTGCCGAATTGGACGACCTTGCCGGCAAGCTGGCCGGACGGCATGCGTGGCATGATTTGGAGAAACAGGTTTTTTTCACGGTGCTGCGCAGAATCGCCAAAATGCTCGGCGTACGCATCACGCGGGCTAAGATCGCTCAGATTCTTCCGGCGGTCGGGTTGGCGGCGGCGGGAAGCTTCAACGCGTTGTACACGCGTCGCGTATGCCGCGCGGCGTTCTTTCTATATCGGGAGCGATTGCTGGTCGAAAAGTACGGCGCCGACCCAGGCGTTTTTTGATCGCATTGGCCGTCACGTCGTTGCCGACCCCCGCAGCCTCTGCTAGATTGTGACGGCTCACTATGACAAGAAGGAAACCGAATGAAACCGACCCACACCATCGATCCCGAGCTTCTCGACAATGCCGCCGATTTCACCGAACCGTTCTACCGGCGCTTCCACTTGCGCCATGCGCCTCAGCCGCTGCAATTGAACGACAAAATCGCCAAGAACTACCTCTTTCCCACTTTCTACGGAGACGTCACGTGCGCCATCGGCGTGTTCCTTTGCGACTGGGAAAAAGCGGCGCGGCTCATGCCCCATCCGAAGCTAAAACCAATCAGCATGCTGCACGGTCGCTCGCTCGTGATCTTCTCCTGTTACGAATACAAAAAGGTGCTGGGCGTCGCGCCGTACAACGAGATCGCCATGACGATTCCCGTGCTGCATAACCCGGCGATCAGCGTGCCGGTGTTGCCGATGCTCGCCGCCGGCCTGTTCCCGAATTTCGGTTACTACTGTTTCTCGATGCCGGTCACGTCGCTCGAAAACCAAATTCGCGGCGTCAAAATCTGGGGCCTGCCGAAGGTTGTGCATGAGATCGAAATTTCCGATGAAGGCGACCAGTGCGTCGTCGTCGACCATGAGGAGAGCGGCGAACCGTATTTCGAACTCCGCGTCCCGCGCGAGGGCAAACCGATGAAGTTCGATGTTTCCTCGAATCTGTATACGCGACTCGGCAACGAACTGAAGCAAAGCGAAACCAACTTCGCCTCGACGTTCAATGTCACCAAACACATGGGCGTTCTCTTCAACGATTCCCTGCAACCAGACGAGGAAGTCCTGCGTATCGGCGACACGCCTTCGGGGCGCGTCTTGCGCGATTTGGATATTCGGCCGCACCCCTTCCAGTTCCGTTACGCGCGCGGCATGACGGCCTGTTTCGACCTCTCCAACGATAACTTCCGCTCACCGGTAGTGTTCGCGGGCGATGGCGAGGAAACGAAATGAAAATTGACGAACATTCGAAAGTCTTGTTTTTCGGTGCCGGAGCGATCGGTGCGTCGGTCGGCGGCTGGCTGAGCGGTCGCTTCGCCAACGTGTATTTCTACGACAAGCCGGAAATCCGCGACGTGCTCGGCGACAAGGGTATCACGATGTACTGGGGCGAGACGCCGCAGGAACCCTGCACGGTGCGCGCGCGAACGATTGACGACCTGCGCGACGCCGCCGATGCCCGGATCGTGGCGATCGCCGTGAAAAATTACAGTCTCGAACCGGTCGCTAAAATGATCCGCGAAGCGATCGGCGACAACGCTATCGTCATCGGTCTGCAAAACGGAGTCGAAAACCAGAAAATCCTGCCGCGGTACTTCAGCCGCGTTGTTTATTGCATCGTCAGCTACAACGCGTGGCTCGACGAAACCGGTGTCGTCGGCTACCAAAAGCACGGCCCGTTGGTCCTCGGCACCTTGCACAACGAGTTGATGCCGGAAATGAAAAACATCGCCAAGCTCTGGAGCCACGCCGTGGAAACCGTCGTGACCAAGCGCTTCCAGGATGCCGCCCACTGCAAACTGATCATCAACCTGGCCAATTCGTTGACCACGCTGATCGGCCACCGGTACCGCGAAATCAGCGACCGCGCCCTGTTCCAAAAAGTACTGACCAATATGACCTGGGAAGGCGTGCAAATCGCCCGCGCCGCCGGTTACAGCGAATCAAAACTGGGCGGCATGCCGCCGTGGAAACTGCTGTGGGCGGGCTCGCATTTGCCTCGCTTTCTGACCGGGCGGATGTTCGAGAAAAACGTCAAGAAGATGGTCATCAGCAGCATGGCGCAGGACGTGTTACAGCGACGGCAGGGCGAATCGGAACTGGAAACGATCAACGGCTACCTGCTCGACCTGGCGCGCGAGCACGGCGTCGTCACGCCCTACAACCGCGTCGTCTATGAACTTTGCCGCAAGAAATTCGCCGAACCTGATTTCCAGCCGATGGACATTACCGAAGTGTGGCACGAGATCGAGTTGATCCTCTAAGCGTCGATCACTCGCCCGGCCATTTCAACTCAAAGCCCTCGCCCGTCACGATATCGGCCGGCACGACCGGCACCTTGCCGCTTTCAGGCAGCACAACCGCCATATCGCAGCACTCGATAATGTCGCGCTGAACGTCGATGCCCGGCATGACCTGTTCCAGCAGCATGCCCTTTTCCGTCAGGCGGAAAAGCCCCACGTGCGTGGCGTAGTAAACGTTCTTGCCCTGCTTCAACGCTTCGGTACCGCTAAAGGTAATCTCGCTGACGTCCTCTTTGAACTTGCACAAACCCGGCTTCTCGATTTTGATCTGCCCGTCCACGACCTCGATCTTCGCGTGGGCCATCCACGAGCCGGCAAAGATGATGTTGCGCGCCGCGTCGGCCAGGTTCGGCAGCCCGCCCGGCCCCACATAATTGATGCACTTGTCGCCGCGCTTGGACACGTTGACGTTGCCGTCCGAGTCGACTTCCAAGATACCCAGCACCGTCGTATCCAGATCATCGTAGGCTTGATGAAAAATCTGCGCCGACGTAACGAGCTTCTGCGGATTGACGGCCGCGCCGAAAAAGATACCCGGCGCCGGCAGACCGCCCAGCACACCGGTCTCGGTGAAAAATACGATGTCCTCGTGCAGCCCGCCCTCGTACACCAGGCGGCTGACTTCCTCCGGCAGGCCCACGCCGATATTCACCATCGCGCCCTTGCGGCAGATCTTCGTAAACAGCGACGCCGCCAACCGGCCGACCGCCATTTCGGCGTCGGTACGCACGGGCGTGATCTTGAGCACGTTGTTGGCGAACTTCAGCCGCTCGACCGCATCGTGCGTGTCCACGTCGTGCTCCACAGTAAACATCGGCCAATAGCGCCGCTGCTGCACCGAACCGGTCTGCTCGCTGTACGGATTCACCACGATGTAATCCACCTGGTCGGTGCGCAGGAAAATCTTTTCCTCGTCTTTGGGAATGATGCCCGAAACACTGGCGATCACCGTGCCGCCGTTTCGCTTCGCCGCCAGGGCGCTCTCGTAGCTCTCGGTGTATGTCGAGGTGTTCGTGACGTACAGATTCCCTTCCGCGTCGGCATAGGGCGCCACGAACAGAGCGTAGTCAACTTTCGGCATGTGATAGCGCAGCTTTTCGCCCGCGGCCGTCGTGAAATTCTCGCTCATCGGTGCGCCGCCGACGTACGAACCGCCGCCCACCCGCGGATCCAAAAACGTGCCCACCCCCGCGCGGGATTCGACGTACTGCTCACCGCGCGCCTGCGCTTCGAGCAAGAAAGTCTGCGTCCCCTGAGGCAGCGTGTGCAGTTCGATGTGCCCTTCGTCGGCTAGGTGCAAAAACGCTTTGACGGTCTCCGCGTGTCCTGCAATAAACCGCGTGACGATCCCGGGCGTATCAAGCTCTTCCAACGTTCCCGGAACCCGACCGCGGCCGCCCTGTGCGCCCACGACGATCCACGTCAGATCCTTCGGCGAGCCCGTGCGCTTGTGCCGGTCTTTCACGCCCCAGAAGAAAATCGAGCACCGCGTATTGGCCGCCATGCCCGAGGAAAAGATGACCGAGCCGTCCCGAATCTTCTCGACCGCCTC includes:
- a CDS encoding redoxin domain-containing protein; translation: MRKKHFVFPTLIAVVLFAVGAWPAGAVDFEAKGPSRGPAEAPVQLVEFFDFQCAHCAKLSPVLDVLVKDYGDLIRIVAMPINTPGHAYSEPAAELALTAADQGKFWEAYKEIFANQSELDDEYLAMLAEKLGIDKAEYAANQESHKHRSILRANFMLAVDDLELEVTPTVFLNGTRFEGNKSPDFYRYYINQELKKKNIASPVGDVPEPADKASAQVGRVPLELIFPVERMKPVDSQLKVKVGGRAPDFELPTTRMGVNVKLSQFRGDKNVVLSFVPAAWTPQCSAQWPEYNEYEEEFEELNTMVIGISADNVPSLYSWVTSMGRPWFVVASDFWPHGKVADSYGVFRPNGVTERAVFVIDTKGIIRFIDVHDINGRPSIKRTLEELRKLEQ
- a CDS encoding metal ABC transporter substrate-binding protein → MRNKVLVLLGLIALALSVVGCQKSERTPAPVEPAEVRRPLVVATTTMIADMARKIGGPDIEVVGLMKLGQDPHAYQPTPEDAVAIRNADLVLANGLRLERGLDDLIAAAGNKAVELGGHPVIITREGQGGAPDPHIWWNAMFFRTCATETTARLLKLRPDKANDIRGRAAWLLTELSELHQYTAIAIAQIPEKKRLLVTSHAAFNYFGEAYNIEVAPVLGTDPDTPPNTGESARLAALCAKRGVPAMFHENSVSPAQNELIDAVLRLAKKKKNFPIVVAGTLSSGSLGEPGTPAGSYLGAFKQNVRIIVEALAGKKAHPYFYQKDRRAR
- a CDS encoding EcsC family protein is translated as MTLTPATMPSAYEIDAWRRIREWKDEPPSRPSGFSRLVQRPFHRAGDAVLNLPWVGGLVERTFEGLVGVLSDAARYTVRPAAVWQRAGRKTGREVTAAEHLRALPLETIDALLRPLPRKYFSLAAVEGAGTGFLGVWGIPADIMAVVGLNLRAVGEYATTCGFDIEREPERLFAMHLLTLAGSVDPGDRAAEFAELDDLAGKLAGRHAWHDLEKQVFFTVLRRIAKMLGVRITRAKIAQILPAVGLAAAGSFNALYTRRVCRAAFFLYRERLLVEKYGADPGVF
- a CDS encoding acetoacetate decarboxylase family protein, translated to MKPTHTIDPELLDNAADFTEPFYRRFHLRHAPQPLQLNDKIAKNYLFPTFYGDVTCAIGVFLCDWEKAARLMPHPKLKPISMLHGRSLVIFSCYEYKKVLGVAPYNEIAMTIPVLHNPAISVPVLPMLAAGLFPNFGYYCFSMPVTSLENQIRGVKIWGLPKVVHEIEISDEGDQCVVVDHEESGEPYFELRVPREGKPMKFDVSSNLYTRLGNELKQSETNFASTFNVTKHMGVLFNDSLQPDEEVLRIGDTPSGRVLRDLDIRPHPFQFRYARGMTACFDLSNDNFRSPVVFAGDGEETK
- a CDS encoding 2-dehydropantoate 2-reductase, coding for MKIDEHSKVLFFGAGAIGASVGGWLSGRFANVYFYDKPEIRDVLGDKGITMYWGETPQEPCTVRARTIDDLRDAADARIVAIAVKNYSLEPVAKMIREAIGDNAIVIGLQNGVENQKILPRYFSRVVYCIVSYNAWLDETGVVGYQKHGPLVLGTLHNELMPEMKNIAKLWSHAVETVVTKRFQDAAHCKLIINLANSLTTLIGHRYREISDRALFQKVLTNMTWEGVQIARAAGYSESKLGGMPPWKLLWAGSHLPRFLTGRMFEKNVKKMVISSMAQDVLQRRQGESELETINGYLLDLAREHGVVTPYNRVVYELCRKKFAEPDFQPMDITEVWHEIELIL